The genome window AATGGAATGATTTGGAATTGCTTGgaaataatttccaatgattttaGTGAGTAATCTATACTTATAGTGAGAATTGAAAAACTTCGAAACTTTCGAGTATCCTCAACAGATCATGAAGTGTGAAGTATATCTCCATAATAATGTAGAAGGATCTTGTGGaccaatatttttggaaatgatTTATTGAACATTGGAAATTATTAAAGTGATTGGAAATTCTCTCCTCTCCAATCGTTTGGAAATGATGACTGCATGAGAATGATTTAcaaattgttcagaattatCAGATTGGAGTAAATTACTTGAAAGtacttcccaatcattttataattggtgattgaaactgatttatgaatcatttagaatgattggagtaaagtacttgaaagtacttcccaatcattttataatcggtgattgaaactgatttatgaatcatttagaatgattgaagtaaagtacttgaaagtactttccaatcattttataatcggtgattgaaactgatttatgaatcatttagaatgattgaagtaaagtacttgaaagtactttccaatcattttataatcagtgattgaaactgattcatgaatcatttagaatgattgaagtgaagtacttgaaagtactttccaatcattttataatcggtgattgaaactgatttatgaatcatttagaatgattgaagtaaagtacttCCCAATCATTGTATAattgatgattgaaaatgatttatgaatcatttagaatgattgaagtgaaGTACTCGAAAGtacttcccaatcattttataatcggtAATTGGaactgatttatgaataatttagaatgattgaagtatGACCTTTGAAGAGAATGATGACCTTTGGATATACAAGAAAATGAAGATAGCCTCCAAAAGTCAGTCCATGTACTAAATGAAATATGCAAGGGTTATAATTTCAGGATTTCTCAAAGTAAGACAAAATTATGGCATTCACTGGCAAGTATCCCACACGATCAAAGATAGTTATTGATAACAAAGTATTAGAGCAAGTGTCACAATACTGCTATCTTGGTTGTGATATCAGTTTCAAAGATGATTCAGATGTTGAAAGGAAAATCGGAAAATTCCAATCGATATGTGGTAACATCAGCAGAACTTTAGGGAAGAAAGCGAGGAAAGAAACTATAATGAAGTTCTACAGAATGATGGCTGCCCCTGTTCTCCTGTATGGAAGTGAATCATGGATCACCACGAAATCACAGGAGAGCAGGCTGCAGGCAGCAGAAATGAGATTCCTACGCAGAACGAAGGGCTGTGACAGACGAGACCACATAAGAAATGAAGATATAAGAAGAGAATTGGGTGCCTTCAACATGAATGAAAAGTTGTATGTCAGCGAAACAGTGGAGggaacacattataagaatgccAACGGAAAGAATTCCTTTAAAAATCTTAAATTACCATCCGATAGGAAAAAGAGACATTGGTAGACCTCGGAAAAGATGGCAATGGAAGaaaatcaaataagaatataggAAAAGCTGatgaagaaattcaaaattaataacattttatactTGTATAAGCTATGCATTTTAGACATAATATATTCCTccaaaacatttaaattttttgtaGAATGCTGTTGTGAGTTGAAACAGgcaaaagcctaatccatgaaggcaagaagaagaagaagatgattgaagtaaagtacttgaaagtactttccaatcattgtataatcgatgattgaaaatgattcatGTACTTcccaattatttcataattggtgattgaaactgatttatgaatcatttagaatgatttaagtagagtacttgaaagtactttcaaATCATTGTATAAtcgatgattgaaaatgatttatgaatcatttagaatgattgaagtgaaGTACTTGAAAGTGCTTAGAATACCATGAAGTAAGTGAATACTTAAacatattacttattatttaaTATGTGGAAGTACTCTCCAATCATTTGATAATCGATGATTGACAAATCATTTTAGATGAACTCAGAAGTGCTTTAAAGTACTTGCAAATCAttccataattaattattagaaatgattcatgaatcatttagaatgattgaagtaaagtacttgaaagtacttccaatcattttataattggtGATTgaactgatttatgaatcatttagaatgattgaagtaaagtacttggaagtacttcccaatcattttataatcagtgattgaaactgatttatgaatcatttagaatgattgaagtaaagtactGAATGTTGTCAACGTTTGCAGTTAACTAAATTGAAATAAAGTTAACACTGGTGACaaatattattctttgaaaaagtaTTTCGAATCAAGCAATTTAAAATGGAAGCTTATATCTTGCATAGTTTTTGATATACTTCAATTGACACAGTAGGCTatacaaaaaatgatttttcaagATTGGACTAAGTCAACGTAATATTATTTGGACATAATTTTATGGAAAAAATGCCAATTCAAATTGACGAATCGGATATTTTTACTAATTGGGGTGAAACCTTGTCacgtattttttataattaaataacgattagcctcctgcttggcatcaatcgatagagcatgaaaatattttaataattataaaaatcaggtcgtggtttttaataggatacagtctcataaaaatctttataggcccagatatgagcttctacaataatactgataatttattaaaaaatatatatataaaaacttatcctatagtattgaggaataaaaataattcatgtacttcccaattatttcataattggtgattgaaactgatttatgatcatttagaatgatttaagtagagtacttgaaagtactttcaaATCATTGTATAAtcgatgattgaaaatgatttatgaatcatttagaatgattgaagtgaaGTACTTGAAAGTGCTTAGATTACCATGAAGTAAGTGAATACTTAacatattacttattatttaaTATGTGGAAGTACTCTCCAATCATTTGATAATCGATG of Nilaparvata lugens isolate BPH unplaced genomic scaffold, ASM1435652v1 scaffold6519, whole genome shotgun sequence contains these proteins:
- the LOC120356339 gene encoding uncharacterized protein LOC120356339, giving the protein MAFTGKYPTRSKIVIDNKVLEQVSQYCYLGCDISFKDDSDVERKIGKFQSICGNISRTLGKKARKETIMKFYRMMAAPVLLYGSESWITTKSQESRLQAAEMRFLRRTKGCDRRDHIRNEDIRRELGAFNMNEKLYVSETVEGTHYKNANGKNSFKNLKLPSDRKKRHW